gttataaattaaaaatttgttAATATTCCGAATATCAAGGTGATAatctattaatttaatttaattttaatttcttaaatTTATACATTGCAAGCAAATTCATGAAAATCTCTACCATGTTAATGATAGATAATAATGGGAAGATGAAGGAATATGATAcatattgaataaaaataaattattaataaatattcttTCCTCATTTAGAATAGAGATATTTTCAAACTCTTTATGTGTCAATTGAGATACGTGATTGAGAGAAATGTTTGTATGTAACTGATTTCAAACACTGTTTTTAAGCAATTtggtcaatttttttatatatgctgctaaataaataatactaaataatGTGATTCATTTGATCATTTAGTGTTCTTACAATGAAATGAGTATTTTATCCTAGAGTTAACATGTtttattgttatatgtcatttgtGTTAATTATGTTGTATGAATGTCATATAAAATGTCAATATTTCTAAGAAAATAAAATcgttttcaaaaagaaaaaatccTTCATCCAGAAAAAGAAACACATGAAAAACAAAGTGTACACAATTCTCATTCTAATAATAACGGTATGAGAATAAttctaaaattttgtggacataaTAGATCAATTTTGTGAATTTTTAGTAAATTGAGGCATTGAGCCAATTGCACTTTATTTCATCCAATATCATCTCGATATATTCCGTGGTGGCTAAGAGAttgtttttgtctttttttaagTCAAAGTGACTAATCAGCTAATTCATAAGACATAAAATGGTAGTATTGAAAACTCATCGTCAAATACATCCACTTAGCCAAATagtgaaataaaaatataattctacaacatttcatcaaattaattttgactaTCACAAAATGTTCATAAAATCTAAAAGTTGTATTATTAGATGAAATATTGAATGAAACAAatacttttatatatatttgaatgatatctATTATCTTATTTGCATCTTAATTATGTTATTCATGTCTCttctcaaaatttttaaaatacaataattaatttttatgtcgttccacaatatataaaatattataaacaaAATGTAAACTCGATAGAAAAACATTTGTTTTGtttcaataaataatataatattatgttctaGACACAACAAATGAGATTGAAACTATATTATCTCCATGATATGATGAACGCAATCGTTGTTCCAAAGCCTATAAAAAATAACTAACGAAATTACTTTCCTGAATTGCGTCAAATTAAACGAGGAAACAGTTCTAATATAGTAATTTGAGTAGATATATTAACCTAATAGCTATATATAAACAGTTCTAATTTATTAATCTTATAGCTATATGttaataatattgatattaaatatataaaattgataTTACAAATATCACGATGTTTGAAGAAATTATAACATCATTCattgattatgttgttgaaaaatatatagGTTATACATACTTTTACTCACAAGTAAAAATCTATCACgactaaaataattttttctatGTTACTGTTGATGATTATCATAAACtgaaaaattattcaaaaaataaataaataaatagtcgaATATAAGATTATCAGATAAAAACAATGTAGAAAACTGAAAAAATATCGTGATGGAGAAACAAACTACAAGCATGTCTAATCTCCGATGAGGATTctaaataacataataaatgttaAAGATGATCATATACTTGTTGAGTATACCAAAATAATTATACGCATATTATGAAATTACGACAAGAGTTATTGAAttgtcaaaatcaaccaaaaagcATATTGAAAATGTGTCATGTAGATAAGATAAATTTTCTGATTCATATACCGTCTatgatcatgatttttattttttggtagTTTGATTTGTTTCAATTGATAAATACTACTATCCttattttaattcatttaaatattatcaaaatttcatTCATATATTTTCAGCAGTTTAGTTGttcacgtgcaacgcacgtgcatttttctagtaaatataaataattggtTGGGGAAAGTACTCTCAATGATATAATGATACTTTCTAAATTCCACAGATTTCGTATATCTTTCCAAGTCTTCCTTCCACAGCCAAGTCAAGAAAGACTCAAGTCAATGAGGCATACACATTCCACACGACTCTAATCATGTATAAACCAAAACTTGATCAACTCATTCTGTCTCTGAAAACAAGAATTACAACAGAAAgcaaacaataaataaataaccaGTAGCAGATTTAAAAACAGAACCACGGCACAAAAGATGGCAGGGGGGAAGCTTGGAGAAAACATAGGGCTAAGCGAAGAGCTTATCCAGAAAGCTGCAAAATTGGCCATGAAAGCTCATGATACTTTCCCTGGAAAGCCATACATTCATGAAAAAGCTCGTGGTTCGACAGACGCTTTTTTCGCCTTTCCGGGATCATGGTGTGTGGATCACTGGTACAGCAGAAAGCCCTTTGGTGAAATAAAGATCGATGTTTCGAAATTTCCATCTATGAAGAGTGTTGGCAATGATGAAGTTGCTTTGGTGAATGAAGCATTTAGCAGGAGATTTCAAGAACTCTTGAGCAATTCATCACTGGAAATTGAGGTGTTTCCAATATTGATTCCTATTcagttaatttttaatttatcgaGTATGTTTTTTGTTTCTCAAGATTTTATTTGGTCAGTTTAATTCCAAAATGCCTACAACCAAGAATGTCCTCTCTAAAGACTAAAGCTACTCATTTTCAGGAGCACGAgttaatataaatatacaagAGAATTACTATTTCCTCGTGGACATTAAATATACATAAGTCATTTACCTCTTTTATTCCCGGTATGTGCTCCCATTTTTCATGATTTCCCCGTCCCATGGAAATGCCGTATCTGCAATAATGGGAAATCAAGTTTTTAGTTCTCATTTAAAAGTATGTGGATATTCATGTTTCAACCATAGAAACAATTGAAACGATTTCCTAAGAAATAAACCAGTTAATTGCTTTACATATAAAGTAATATATTTCAAAAGAAACACACTAGTTTGATGCTATGCATACCTCAAAAGTGTGGTATTCAAGTACTTAGCATCAGAAGTTTTTTTCTGTACGAATGTTTATCTTGCCTTAGCAAGTTGGAAATGGAAATGATTGATCTTAAACGGAATCTCAGGTGGAGAAAACGATATCAGAGAGAAAACGAGTAATCTTTGCGGGGCACTCCTCTGGCGGTGCAGTGGCTATCTTTGCTGCCATTTGGTTCTTTGAGAAATATATTAGACCAAATCATTACAGAATCTCTCCTTTCTGTGTAACGTTTGGATCCCCTCTTGTCAGTAACCATATCTTTTCACATGCTCTCAGGCGAGAGAATTGGGCTCGTTATTTCATACATTTTGTGATgaaatatgacattgtccctcgAATAATCCTTTCCCCTCTTTCATCTATTGAACAAGGGCTTAAACACATACTAGACTTTATGAACCCAAAATCCCAGTGTTTTCAGCACGAATCAATTGGAAAATCCGATGGTGCATCAACTTTCTTGTTTTCTGTCATTAGAAATGCCTTGTCTGTTACAAGTCACGCTGCCTGTAATCTCAAGGGATGCACAAATTTGCTGGTAGAAACCATATCCAGTATCATAGAACTGAGCCCTTATAGCCCGTTTGGAATCTATGTATTCTGCATCGGGAATGGAAAACTAGTGGTTCTTAACAATCCGGATGCTGTCCTGCAACTCTTCTTCTTCTGCCTGCAGTTGAATTCAGAAACAATAAATCCAGATTTTGTCTACCGAATGTTTCAAGATCATCTGTGCTACGATAATGAATTGCAAGAGAGCTTAAACATGCAAGATGCTACCTATTTGGAAAACTTGAGAGATCTCCCTTTGTCTTCTGATGCCAGGACAAGTGATGCAGCAGCTCTAAATGATCTTGGTCTGGTACGTGCTCATTACTCCAAACACACAGAATCACTACGAGTGTGTTCATTTCAATCTAGGACCACATATAGACACATTTATAACTTAGTCTAATCCTTTCCAGTTATATGTTCAGCCAGATTAGGTTATTGTGTCACTTAAGTACTTCAGCTACTCCACCTGCCGTAGAGTTTGTAAAATCTTCAATAATTTGCACGTTTTAACTGGTTGGTGTTATGACTTACTGTCAGACCACTAGAGCTCGATTGTGTCTTCGGGCAGCTGGTGAGTTGGAGAAGCAGAAACTGGAAAACCAAGAAAAGCTAGATTCCAAAAAAGACATCATCAGGGAAGCACTAAAAAGAATACAAGAATACCAAACCAGCTGTGAAATTCGCAAGGTTGGTTATTATGATGCCTTCAAAATCCAGAGAGACACAAATGATTTCAACGCCAACATCAAGAGGCTAGAGCTAGCAGGAATATGGGATGAGTTGATGGAAATGATTAAAAGATATGAACTCCCTGATGGATTCGAGGGTCGTAAAGAGTGGATAGAATTAGGAACTGTGTTTAGAAGACTGGTGGAGCCCCTAGACATTGCAAATTACTATAGGCACTCAAAGAATGAAGATACAGGGCCTTATATGGTAAAGGCTAGGCCAAAACGGTACAGATTCACGCAGAAATGGCGAGCACATGCAGAGAGGATGACCATTGAATCAAGCTCAGAGACAACTTTCTGGGCTGAGGTTGAGGAGCTGAGAGTTAAGCCATTTGCTGATGTGAAGGATAAAATTTTGAGGTTAGAGGAAAATGTAGCGACTTGGGTTCGAAATAGATTGCTTGGAAAAGATGTTTTCTTGGATGAATCTACTTTCACGAAGTGGTGGAAAACACTCCCTTCGGAGCACATATCAAGATCTTGCATTGCCGGATACATCTTATTTAACTGATGATTCGGAAGTCGGAACCTATATTTTTACTACATGATTTTCATTAGTACCTTGCCGCAATGAAAAGTCAGTTTTAAGCACCCGTTTCACTAGATGTAATGGGACAAAATCCTGTCTATTCCTGTATTCCATGACATCAGACAATGTTTCACTTAATATTCTTGATCAGCGATTAAGGTTGGAATCTTAAAAAATTACTCAATACCAGGCACCAATGTACAAAAAGCCAGTCCACGCATCTAAACCTGAGGACAAACCATTTTATCCAGGAACACTATATTCTGATTTTTTTTCAATCCAGAACCATTATGTAAATGATAACTCGCCAATAAGCAGAAGCTCTAATGACAGCTAGGATCGTATAGATTAGCTAAGTTGAATTACTGTTcacatttattataaaacaactGATTCTGCCGTGTAAGTGCATAAGGCAAATTGCTGTAAATGCAGTCATTACATATCGAAATGAATATTTACCTGTCAACCAAACATCATTAACAAGTCGATCTCATTGATTCTCATGTCACATGTAAAACTCAGTAGCAGCAAGAACAACCAGATAGTCAGCGGGTTAATATCTGAAACATCTTTACAAGGTTGACAAACATCCAACAACATGGTTAAACCTTCAATGCAGGATGAACCTTTCCCTATGCTCATTTAAGTATTTCATGAGCGAGGCGCTTCTAAATTCAGGAATTTGAAGAAGAGTATGATGCATTTTCTAGGTGATGAAACCAATTTGTGATAATTCTAGTAATAAGAAACAAAGCATATTAAAAACATTCCAACCTCTGTCCTTAAAGAACTGATAAAAGAGAAGCTCATATATTACGAGCTAGAAATTACCGCAATGATACGCCATTTGTGACGCCCATAATGGGGTTCCTCTAGCAATTTGGATTAAACTTTTTTTACAAAACGATATGAATATGAAGCAGCTGCCACCCAAATCCATCCATGTGAATGTGAAGCCATTGGTACATTAATTCAGCGCCTAAAGTCATGCTTGTGTGGGTCCGTGGGCCCAAGGCATAACATTTGATAGATCAGAAAATTTCCTGTCATAGGCTCATAGCTTAGGGACAGCCACCTTGatgaaaaaaaatgaagaagatGCAAGAAGTTAGTCCAAATACAATTCAAATTGTCGGTTATCACCCTTAGATGTCGACATGCCAAAACTGTGTTCATGAATAGCACGCCACAATGTTCAGAACACCAGAAGTAATCACATTCATCTGACTAATTATTCCATGAATggtttaatgaaaaaaattatattaaatctTGTGCACGAGCCTATGCAACACATTCCCAACACATTCCCTAGTCCCTACCCTGTATAATGTTTGCAATCTAAAATAACGATTATCAAACAAAGATATTTGTCTAGTTTTGTATATATTGTGTCGAACATTTTCATATCACATGGTAATCAGGTGGAATTATCACACATTCTAAGTCAAAAATTAAGCCTACGTCAAGCGAACATAATATAGACACCGACTCCAAGAACAAAAAGCAGAAGAcagaaatttttaaatttactcGAAGATATGTGAACTTATCAAAATGATATCATTCAATTGTATCACTAAAAAGTGtatgatatatatttattgGAGGAACACAATACCATCGAATAGATTGTTCATATATCTCTATACCCAATATGGTACAGCATAACATATTGAAGAAAATTTATGCACTTTATTTCTACATCTCCTTATCTCTATACCAAACACCATACAGCATAATCAATCTGAGAGTTAGATCGATTCTCCTACGCTTCAAAACCACATTTCTATACAAATATACTAAGGTGTTAAAAAACAGCCTAAGAGTCAAACACACAAAAAGAGACCCAATATACTAGTTCACTAAACAAGGACTCTTCCTACGACCTAATCATTATGCTACAAGACCAGATCAATGGAAATGACATGCAGCTCTGTCCAGTGTTTCCTTTCCTTTAATGGGGTTGAAGTGATACTGCTTCCTGCAACCTGGACAATGCCCATCTTCCTCAAGAATTCTCTTGTGACAAACGAGGCAGTGCATGAATCCATATGAACATGGAAGAAAGCTCGAGTATGTGCAGTATAAATCCTCATAGCATATTGGACATGATGTGGGAACTGGCACAACTTTCTTGGGGTCCCAAGCAGACACTCCTCGGAATATGTGTTAGCCAAAATGCTTAAATCGAAAATATGCAGGCCACGGGCAAAGAATAGTGAATAACAACAATCTCGTGTAAGCAAAGACAAAGCATCAAATGAAATAAGTATACTATTGTAAACATAAAAATCGTGTGCATAAGAACAACAAGAAACAGTAAATCAAACCAAGTACCGTAACAAGTACAATTTCTTCAAAACATATTTGTACTCTGTGATATGTACTTCGAGGATTAAGTCGAACGATGGTTTCTCAGGATATAACGGATAGACCTGTAGCGATATAGCACAAATACCATACTGACGAACAAAATCAGTGCCTGAACTTCACCAACAGATCACGTGGGAACCACAAGCAGCTTGCGTGGGTTATAAGCAGGAGAAAGAACGTAGGAACGGGGACAGGGTGGACGTTTTTGGTGTGTTTTCGAGCTTAGCACATCCTCTATTTATATAGGCTGATTGCATCCATGAGAAAAGCCAAAGGTCGTTATCAATAGGAAGACATATGAAGCACAAACAGCCAACCAGATGGAGCACCAACAGTCAGACATGTGAAAGGTCACACAGGGAATGTGGAAGGTCTCTTccggaaaaagaaaaaaaagaaaaagtggCATAGCCTAACTAGGCGATTTTTGCCTTGATTGTTATACCATTCGACGCACCCAGGTCGCGCTCGTACACTTGCACACAATTCAAGCATTTTCCAGTACAGCCCTTAATTTGCACCCCTACACGGACGAGAACCTCTTGACAAATCATTCTTACACTTTTATAAAGTATATCTCAATATAAGCTCATTTATATCACTTTTGTTTTCCTACGTGAGACAAAAACCACCCACCCTTCCTCAATTTTCATTCACACAAATGGAAAACCTATTAAGGCCTCCTCACACTCACCACCCTTGAACTTCGTTGAAAGCGTTATGATCATAGGGAAAAAACTTCAACACAaacaacaactaaaataaaGTCTGATAAAACATGAAAATCTTGCATGCAACTACATGGTTCTCAGGCAATCAAAAATAAATTGGTTTTAGATATACACAACCGCATAGATGCAAACGCGCGTATTACAAGTAGAGCAGTGGCTTTCACAATATAGAGCAGGATTTTTTCACAAACCTTGAAAAAGCCGCTGCTGTCGACTGTCGAGGAGCATCAAGCTTCCACTGCTTCAGTTTTGGGGAACGGTTCACCTAGGgaaagaagaaaataaaaagcCGATAAGAAAGCAGATTTCTAACAACTAGCCGtcagattttattttaaaaataaattgttaaaataattgaataaaattattttaaaaaactaaaattttaaaaaaattattcacaATTCAAccaatttaaataatatcatcagttatatatttttttaaattagaaTAACTTCGGTTGTAAGATGGAATCATCCTCTGCGCTTTTCCGAGTAGTTAAATTGTATTTGGCAGCATGTATTTTACAAATAGTTGTATAGGGTCTCTTATCGATTTTTGTCATTTAggttattaaattttaatttctttaattattttgttttacTGGTTGAGCTCGAATTGTGAAAATATTGATTGGTTTGAGTTTGGCTTGAAAAGCTCGAAAATACcattaaattataattaaaaaacaaatatatagTTATTCGAGTAGCTCGTGGCAGAAAAAATTAAAACTCGAACTGGACTCGGGTTTTGACGGATACATTCTTGGTCTAGTGCTTTATTATCATTCTCGGAGAAAAGATGACTAAAATTACAAAACAAATTACTAAAAGCACACAATTTGAAAGATATCATATCCACACTCAATTTTGACAATATAGAAGACTAAATTTACAAAACAACAAGTGTAtagattaaaattataattttcgcTAATTACATGCCACGCACAGTATATAATTTTGCCGCTACATATTACTCGTATACAACCACAAACACTTATACGTAAACACTGAAATGTGATCATCTCAAGATATGTCTCAAAATTCATACTATTTTACCAGTGTCTACGTAGGATCTTGTGTATGTCGCACATTATAAAATGTTATGGATCGTAGTAACGTTGTGAGACAAATACTTTAAATCTTACAACGACTCAAACGTCGTGTTATGGCTACTCTCTCCACATGGACAATCAATGCACCCACCATTCCAATTTATAAGCCAATAATTTGTTGTTCTCAAAAGCAATTAGCATTTTTCACTAGTTAACGTCCCACTCAAATATGATGATCCAAGAACTCAAGAATCATTTGATATAGGTCCCCATTCCACGCCACGCCACTTAGGATCATGGAATGTTTGTACATATGGTAGGATTCCAAAGTCCCTAATTCTAAGATTTTGTCCCCTTTTCTAATGGAAACAATAGATATTCTTGGATCTATGTCTTTTTTATATTCTCCTCCATGTTCTATGTCACAACATTCAATGACCCGGACACCAACGTACCAAGCTTCGGAATGATTGTCGACGATTGCAAGACTATAGCTTTGGAAATAacaaattgtatttttattttacgaGTTAATCAGTGAATCGACGGCTCATATTTTAACTAAGATCGTGATTTATATCTCGTCAAGTAGGACATCTTCCCCCTTCCCTTACTCTTATTTTAGATGTACTTACAAGTGTGTTGATTTAATAACATCTTTATCATTtccaaaaaaaacaaattatcatggttttaaatttttagataTATAAACTGCATGTTTCCAATCAACATACAAGAACACCATTTGCAACTAGATATCTGAATCAGGTGCAATTGTAAATGTAAAAAGCTTAGgacatggtatatatatatctttacTCACAAAAACTTCCGTGAGATGGTCTTACGTGTCAATTTTGTAagacgaatattttatttgagtcaccAATAAAAAATTCACTTTTTatgccaaaaatattattttttattgtaaatacgAGCATGGTTGATTCGTCTCGCGAATAAAAACTCGTAAAATCGTCTTACAATAGACCTACTTATATTTAATTCGTAGTATGTTATAAAATTATACACtcaaaacttatatatatatatatatatatatatatatatatatatatatatatatatatatatatatatatatatatattctggaTAGGTGACAGTTCAACTTAGACATGGACCCATTGCCATTGCATTGGATATGGATAATGACTCTCCACCAAGTATCTAATATGTGTTTCATAGACTAAGTACATGTATCAATATTTATAAAGATAACTCCAATTTCTATACGCTCATGAGACGATATCTTGGATTCGAAACTCGATTATAACAATTAACATCTCTAGCACGAAAAATTCCAATTTACAACTCTCGTCTAAATTAAATcaacatgtaaaaaaaaaaaattacattgatCTAACTCGAGGGGATAATTAGGAGAAAATGTGTTTGACTATAGTATAATTTTAGCTTTTTGGGTCTACAGATTCTCTATATACTAATTCGCTTctgaaatattatataaaagtatatattattattaattaaattattgtaaACTACAAAATGCATTTATTTCTctttaaacaaaaataaaatcagttattttaaaaaaaaaaaaactaaaaacaaaATGCATTTATCATATCTCGCGTCCCAATAAATGGTCGTGGCACCTCAACTACTGAATGATGTACCACCTTCCCAAAATTACTCATATTAAAactcattaatttttttatatcataataaatatatatttttaagatTAAAAAATTCAGCTATATAAATTTTaactttttatatttattacgTTACATTAAGCCGACCTTTATTTTAATTCTCAGCCATAATTATTTATTAGTTAGTAGATGTTAGGGATGCAATAAATGCTCATATTAGTTGATTGATAGAAACGTGGTGTTTttgttatataatttaaaagatttgagttgcactgtTATCATCAACTATGATTTTACTTAAAATGATAAACATTTGATTCAACTCTTAGTAAGAGAAAAAGAAAcgtatataataaattataattcgatttattttttttatatcattcatattttattattgtGAGATAATCTCACTTTGAAAGAAgttcaatttaaataataaagggTCATTTCTATAAAGAAAATTACATGAAAATGTATGGGTTCGGCTAATTGAACTATGTATATTGatgtatatttattataaaatacaTATTAAATATTAGTACTttaactaatatatatatatatatatatatatatatatatatatatatatatgtatgtattgcatgtgaaaaataaaatatattgtgAAACCTCATAAAATACGAAATTATTTATTACCATCAAATTAAAACTTCCAAATCATTAGCATGTGGCATGTTCAATAGTATTTTCTTCATTGAATAAGATGGACATGTGCAATAATAGTTTTGGATATTATTGTGTTAGGTGACTCCAaaatttttgtatatttttttaaaataattattataataatattttattaatttattgttttatcaaaaatcataactataatattttatatcgtATAACGATACAAACATCACGTTTCACTGGGGGTATTTTTTTAAACCTAGGTCaacttttttttaagaaaatgatcTCCTCATGTgtatttcaattttcaaatacacacGAAGAgatcattttcttaaaaaaaatgagttgatcgAAGTTATTTAGCCAAGTTTCTCTCCTTTTTCTTCACTGGTTATAGACGAAAAAAGTAACTCGAGAACATGAAACGTACATATTATAAGGTATTGGGATTGTTCCTAGTAAGACCTAATCGATACCCAATGGTAATGTCAATTTTGAactcaaaacttaatatttagCAATCAATTTTTGGCAATTCTCACCAAACTATCCTAATAAGAAtgacaaaaaataatttatcgGTTAATAGTAACCTAAAAAAATCGTTGATTAGGcgcataaaatttttaaaagtagTACTAATTAAGTAGAGGAATGGAATAATTGAGATAATTAATGGAATATTTTTGCTTGATTAACTAGCAAACAACGCCTTAATGATCGTGAAAAAGTTATAACGTAAGAAGAAAAAGCAGGCATCAATGATGGAGACCATGAAAGGaagaagatatatatatatatatatatatatatatatatatatatatatatatatatatatatatatatatatatatatatattaaaagggCACGGTTTTTGTGAGAATCCGTGAGACGAGTCGACTGAATACATACGAGTCGACTCAATACATATATAAcgtgaaaagtaatattttgacataaaaagtaatatttttttcatgagtTGGATCAGATCAGATATCTTTGTCACAAAATTAAGTTGTGAGATTGTCTCgtgatagttttttttttttaaaagtacaaATTTGATTTGAAGTAGTAGATATTGATATAATTCTTTCTACACATGCAAGAAAGGACAATAGGATTTAAATGAATTTATGCTTGATAATTAAGCGAAAGAGAGATAACTTAATTCCTAAAAAGTAATGTAAGATTTACTTCGATAAAATGATTttgaataattaatatatatagttCTTTTCGTGTTTTTTGTTGTacaaattatggaaaattttgGCCATGTATTGAAATTAAATTACGAACATTGGTTAATGTAAAGGGTTCTTCTCCCTTGATAATGGAAATGGACAAGTTTACCTTATTCACAAATTATTTTAGCTTTTGGCTCAGGAGATAATTTTGTGAGATTAGTATCAACCAGAtgtattttatgaaaaaatattattttttatatcaaaaatattatttttcattgaatatatcaaaattatagatCAATGATCGTGTTATAAGAgacctattattattattattattattattataaaaaataaatataacatccATCTCTGCCTAATTCTTCTATAATTTTAtttacaagaaaattttaatatagATTTGATTCCCTTTTATTCTCTCTTCCAATTCAATTTAAACAATAGtcctttatattttatttaattgtggatatttttatttttagaattaaAAATAACTATTAAAGGAACTTTTCTccatttataatatataaagtCAAAGTAAAATGAATTTAATAATTCTTAAAGGTAGAAATAATATTTCCAACAAAAtgggaattatttaaaatgaagtGAAAGAATATATTTCCGAATTCCTTTAAATTAGAAatggaaattaaattatattggaattattttatgaagCTAAACTCTatgattatttatataattatatccCTCCCTCCATCCCTTTGTACTTGAACATATTTTGTGATTTTCTTTGCTATCAGTGTTCTCCAATCTTTACGTGATGATCAgctaatggattatttgactactttatttaataaaatttatgaaaattccaattttatctttaaaattttcaaacagTAAtacctattttttttattttattggattaattgtgcATTAATGATAGTAGTATTGTGTTGGGTAACCTCCTGACAAATTTTCATACGTCAAGTTGCCAACGGTGCGCCACTTGATCTGGTTTGTTATGTGAGCCGTAAAAAACTGACTTCAAATATTAATAGGTGATGTTGTTTTTGTTGGAGATATGACTGACAGTAGGGAAAATATAAGATTGCTATCTTAAGAGATATAAGACAATATCGACATATAGAAATACACATCCTCATATTCATGAGTCTTACAACCCGACCTATTAACACCCAAGTAGGTGCAATCTGTGCTGTTA
This Primulina eburnea isolate SZY01 chromosome 2, ASM2296580v1, whole genome shotgun sequence DNA region includes the following protein-coding sequences:
- the LOC140822849 gene encoding protein EDS1B-like; translation: MAGGKLGENIGLSEELIQKAAKLAMKAHDTFPGKPYIHEKARGSTDAFFAFPGSWCVDHWYSRKPFGEIKIDVSKFPSMKSVGNDEVALVNEAFSRRFQELLSNSSLEIEVEKTISERKRVIFAGHSSGGAVAIFAAIWFFEKYIRPNHYRISPFCVTFGSPLVSNHIFSHALRRENWARYFIHFVMKYDIVPRIILSPLSSIEQGLKHILDFMNPKSQCFQHESIGKSDGASTFLFSVIRNALSVTSHAACNLKGCTNLLVETISSIIELSPYSPFGIYVFCIGNGKLVVLNNPDAVLQLFFFCLQLNSETINPDFVYRMFQDHLCYDNELQESLNMQDATYLENLRDLPLSSDARTSDAAALNDLGLTTRARLCLRAAGELEKQKLENQEKLDSKKDIIREALKRIQEYQTSCEIRKVGYYDAFKIQRDTNDFNANIKRLELAGIWDELMEMIKRYELPDGFEGRKEWIELGTVFRRLVEPLDIANYYRHSKNEDTGPYMVKARPKRYRFTQKWRAHAERMTIESSSETTFWAEVEELRVKPFADVKDKILRLEENVATWVRNRLLGKDVFLDESTFTKWWKTLPSEHISRSCIAGYILFN